The genomic segment GAGTATATCTGTTCCGTGCGTTGTACGTCTCGATTCCCTTGCCGCGCGTTGTATCTTTCGCTGTATAGTTGGTATTGCTTACTTTTGTTACTTCGAACGATTTGGAGTCACCTAGTACCCCTGTGCCCGTTCCTGTAATCTCATGGAGCATATTGTATTTGTTAATCACATCACCAGAATGCGCATCAATGAAATACTTCCAACGTCCTGGTAGCGGATCAAGGAAATTCAGCTCCACTTCGTAAGCTAAATACGATTCATCTTCGTGGATGTAGATATAGAGGTTGCCTTTTGGCTTCACCTCGAACTTCTCCACTTTTTCGTCGATCTCATCCTCCAAATCCTTGATGGCCTCTTTGACTGCCTTATCTGCCTTCAGCTTTGGTTTTTTCGTCAGCTTATCATTATCTGACAAGTTAGGTGCGTAGTTCCCGAGGAATGCCGTTACATTTCCATCCTCGTTTACGTGAATCGTCTGCTGATAACCATAGACCGGGATGCCCTCGTACATTTCTTGTACGCGGTAGTGAGTCATGTCTGTCTCTCTGTCTGTCACTTCATCAAGCACTTTAAAGTGATCTCTCACTTCTCCATCAATGCGGAAGGAATCTTGATGTTGCTCCAGGAATCCCCAAACTTTGTCTTCGCCATCCAGATCTTCTGCCTCGAACTCTTCTCCGATAAATTCGGGGGTATCCCACTCAGCGCTATAGACGATGTTTTCGGATTCTGCCTGCGCAGCTAGCGGCAGGAATGTGGAGGTACCTAATGCGAAGCTGAGTGTTACTGCAAAAACCGATTTTTTCATACTTGTTAATTCCTCCTTGGAAATTATTGTTTTTTATGTAAGTTCATAGTTGTTTACATCTCTTATTATTTGTCATAAATGTGAATTTGAGAACAATTTTTTAACGACAAAAAAATCATTTCCTGAAAGAAATGATTAATTGGTAAATTTATTACAATTAGGCTTGCCATACAATCCGATACACCTTGCGTGGTCTGCCCCGCGGGTGCGGATTTTCTTCCCCAATTACTTGCGCGAGGCCCTTTGACTCCAGTTCAATCAGGATACGTCTGGCACTTCGCGGCAATATTTGCAGGTGCGAAGCCAATTCATGGGCTTGAATCTCCTGAGACCCGCGCTTTTTCAGTATGGAATCGAGCTTTGCCAGCGTCATGACGCTGAGTGAGGTAAGCTGGCTGAGTGCTTGCAGCTTCTCTGAGTCGTACCGAAACGTGAGCTGTTCGTCTCGCCCAAGCGGCCCCACGATGCTTTTGTCATCGAAAAAGACCATCCAGTTGCCGGTACCTCGCTCTTTGGCGTGCAAGAGAGCCGCGCCACCGTGGATTTCCGCTTCATAAGCGGTCTTGCCAATCCCGATCCCACACGTTACCAGATCAGCACGAATACCGAACATCTCATCCAAGTCGGGAATTGTCGAATAATCACGAGTAACTTCTTGCAAATTCCCCCGCGTTGTAAAAATGACGTAGCGTCCGGGACCCGCTGTCTTCAGTGAGCCTTGCAAATGCTTCGCGTAGCGCAGCAGTTTTTCCATCGTCTTGATCTCGGCGTTTTGCCATTCATCTGTGGAAAAGTTGCTACCGGCAAGCTCGCGAAATGGATCAATCTCCATCATCTGCACGGCAATTTGGGTATCTTTGAAGTGAAGCATCTCGTGCGTTCGCAAAAGCATGTGAATGACCGAAATCACACCTGCGCGTGTCGGCACGACCCGATGTACAGGGACACCTCGCCGTACCAGCTCTACATCTGCTGTCCGCAAGCAGGTGACTGCCACCTTTGTCTTGCCTGCCCTCCAAAGCTGTTCGTGGTAATCCGCCAGTTCATCGGCTGAGATCGCTCCCTCGTAATGCTTGAGCCATTTGTAGCCACCAGCGATGCCCGCTTCGTCCATAAAATGCTCCAGTTCTTCTGGTGAAAATGTATCAAAGCTGACTTCATCCACCCGGATTCCCAATTGATGGGATAGATGAAGCAAGGTTCTGTACAAGCTCGCACCGAGATGAGGCACATAAGCCATCGGCGCTTGGACCTTGCCTGACTCGCTCACCATGGCATAAGGGACCTGTCCGGAGAAAAGCCACATATCCACCTCATCCACATGCGGCATGATCAGATCGAGGATCTCTTCTTCTTTCCAATAGACAATCGGCAAGTATTCAATTTCGGGAAACTCCCGCATGACTGATTCGATGATAGCAAGTGAATCATCCGCGCCTATTACGCCTAGTCGCAGCTTCAACAAAATTCCCTCTTTCACACCAATCTCTTTCTCCTAGGATAACATACTCCCTTTCTTTTTCTCATCGGGGGATCATTTTACCTGCTGCCTCCCCAATCCGGT from the Brevibacillus brevis genome contains:
- a CDS encoding M4 family metallopeptidase, which encodes MKKSVFAVTLSFALGTSTFLPLAAQAESENIVYSAEWDTPEFIGEEFEAEDLDGEDKVWGFLEQHQDSFRIDGEVRDHFKVLDEVTDRETDMTHYRVQEMYEGIPVYGYQQTIHVNEDGNVTAFLGNYAPNLSDNDKLTKKPKLKADKAVKEAIKDLEDEIDEKVEKFEVKPKGNLYIYIHEDESYLAYEVELNFLDPLPGRWKYFIDAHSGDVINKYNMLHEITGTGTGVLGDSKSFEVTKVSNTNYTAKDTTRGKGIETYNARNRYTLPGTLGSDTDNKWTDGALVDAHAYAQATYDYYKNEHNRNSYDNNGAKMISTVHYGSNYNNAFWNGVQMVYGDGDGSVFRPLSAGLDVVAHELTHAVTEKTANLIYQNESGALNESISDIFGAMIDNDDWLMGEDVYTPGTPGDALRSLEDPTVAGDPDHYSDRYTGPNDNGGVHINSGINNKAAYLLAEGGSHHGVTVTGIGRNDTAKIYYYALTNYLNPNSNFSAMRQAAIQSATVLFGANSQQVESVKDAYDAIGVQ
- a CDS encoding helix-turn-helix domain-containing protein, with the protein product MKEGILLKLRLGVIGADDSLAIIESVMREFPEIEYLPIVYWKEEEILDLIMPHVDEVDMWLFSGQVPYAMVSESGKVQAPMAYVPHLGASLYRTLLHLSHQLGIRVDEVSFDTFSPEELEHFMDEAGIAGGYKWLKHYEGAISADELADYHEQLWRAGKTKVAVTCLRTADVELVRRGVPVHRVVPTRAGVISVIHMLLRTHEMLHFKDTQIAVQMMEIDPFRELAGSNFSTDEWQNAEIKTMEKLLRYAKHLQGSLKTAGPGRYVIFTTRGNLQEVTRDYSTIPDLDEMFGIRADLVTCGIGIGKTAYEAEIHGGAALLHAKERGTGNWMVFFDDKSIVGPLGRDEQLTFRYDSEKLQALSQLTSLSVMTLAKLDSILKKRGSQEIQAHELASHLQILPRSARRILIELESKGLAQVIGEENPHPRGRPRKVYRIVWQA